The proteins below are encoded in one region of Passer domesticus isolate bPasDom1 chromosome 22, bPasDom1.hap1, whole genome shotgun sequence:
- the LOC135285229 gene encoding forkhead-associated domain-containing protein 1 isoform X6, whose product MRAFLKSSGGCFQLKSYTTTIGSHRGADIVLQSAGVADRHAALEFSASDNSFILHDFNSPHGTFVNSCQVQNAAVRVRPGDILSFGTAGASFELVLDGAAQMPCSPMKRRMGWSGQLQVVAEPKPWTAASPLCLPSLQGQLPPDSLGSGAPRAPSHGPHLVLPRRPASAQNKSTASATSLDTSSRTSAVRPVSASFSGDGASSVRRAPPLGPHKVDLLLQGKGEKLLEKELGHLFCLETQLKGKDVVMRDLQEEIAAMAKKLAQAAVRNEAELTQELLTFSRELGAQTEEIKALREQINDLQKGSNQVFSHSLHERDLEIGRLRKESEKLKRDQALTAGLVSNLQRELLQKDQKIQQLQQETEKLNKENQENDNQLAVVSAKCSRIKEETKHELREQELISCRNRIKELEQGLQGLQGEIRKHESVQKQLAEKTKVEEELKAAWCQQAGQLREMGRRERLLWSDVQRAGEQLESFKTQVMQVFSPSAAGSTGKPVTEQQVIEKVRQISDEKQQSHEREKSLQKELSSRLAKEKEVSANIEVFKDSLQKLQACLRSPCSSASLRGELGQLELLCLDPPVSAIRTAVVDMARGPLSWLEGAEQLLDSAGVDLHTSGKGLLAALGSLLEKSQEMAQRNQMLQEQLEKLQELQAELLQGHTKELEAKHEQDLQKKIQQIILEKDKESKQILESAVTEEKEKCKKSVEEEQRKIQELESHLRSMAEANTKKAEDQELTEGKLREALLELKKITAQEALLQQQVLQQSQQLRAAQEENELQRQKLQEEVAEYREQSRQHSLTILALEDRLLEATQQQKVLEEEKAALVEKMEGLQCDAHSSASGAWLEICPALESHVCLRKLHEKLAVVQGMLLEKKVVISRLSRELSETRARMSDMRGELSEEQKVELEHSQRQLKHREWEVNQLREKLSEMSSLVEEKDRALKAAAEELSQAQRRCQVLKDASQQTLENKEDAPRTPVQEPPSDLAELGAKCRGLRHEETIQRQKEGLAELRERVKMLEKRQCSGAVKSNSEPLVVWMKDLPEKIVQQRSLELEPAPVLGEKPKAGKAPDHVPNGSSFRITNSTVSLEMAEARDLGEKMYLDVIGALGSLVEMKELSGMQPLQYLPQEKRAEVGLQRQKALELLYKKIRNLQVHLERKEEILKDYEGSVEQLRQSQASLQRCQEEMSTLEDEAHREAEEKALLREALERMQLQLDQEKRLRQAAKRRKPGATKTLLRQAEGQGVHGRCCQIGKLIGAAPRGPSLGGGLQ is encoded by the exons ATGCGAGCTTTCCTGAAGAGCTCGGGGGGGTGTTTCCAGCTGAAATCCTACACCACGACCATCGGGAGCCACAGAGGGGCTGACATCGTCCTGCAG tcTGCAGGGGTCGCAGACCGCCATGCAGCCCTGGAATTCTCCGCCTCAGACAACAGCTTCATCCTTCATGACTTCAACTCCCCCCACGGCACCTTTGTCAACAGCTGCCAGGTCCAAAACGCTGCCGTCAGGGTGAGGCCGGGGGACATCCTGAGCTTTGGCACTGCGGGAGCATCCTTCGAGCTGGTGCTGGATGGGGCTGCCCAG ATGCCCTGTTCTCCTATGAAACGTCGCATGGGGTGGAGTGGGCAGCTCCAGGTGGTTGCAGAGCCCAAACCCTGGACTGCTGCATCTCCTCTGTGCCTGCCCTcgctgcaggggcagctcccCCCTGACTCCCTGGGCAGTGGGGCCCCCAGAGCCCCTAGCCACGGGCCCCATCTGGTGCTGCCAAGGCGACCTGCAAGTGCCCAGAACAAGAGCACAGCCAGTGCCACCTCTCTGGACACCTCCAGCAGGACCTCTGCAGTCAGGCCAG TCTCAGCCAGCTTCTCAGGTGATGGTGCAAGCAGTGTGAGGAGAGCCCCTCCCCTGGGGCCTCACAAGGTGGATCTCCTCCTGCAGGGGAAG GGTGAGAAGCTACTGGAGAAGGAATTGGGTCACCTTTTTTGTTTGGAAACACAGTTAAAGGGGAAGGATGTGGTGATGAGAGACCTACAGGAGGAGATCGCAGCCATGGCAAAGAaactggcccaggcagcagtgaggaacGAGGCTGAGCTgacccaggagctgctcaccTTCAGCCGAGAGCTGGGAGCCCAAACAGAGGAGATCAAAGCCCTGAGGGAACAG ATCAATGACCTGCAGAAAGGCTCAAACCAAGTTTTCAGCCATTCCCTCCATGAAAGAGACCTGGAGATCGGGAGGCTGCGGAAGGAAAGTGAGAAGTTGAAGAGGGACCAGGCTTTGACTGCAG GTCTGGTGAGCAATCTGCAAAGAGAACTCCTGCAAAAGGATCAGAAAATCCAGCAACTTCAGCAAGAGACTGAAAAACTAAATAAGGAAAACCAAGAGAACGACAATCAGCTGGCTGTGGTTTCTGCCAAG TGCTCAAGAATTAAAGAAGAAACAAAGCATGAACTCAGAGAGCAAGAGCTAATCTCCTGCAGAAAT CGCAtcaaggagctggagcaggggctgcaggggctgcagggggagaTCCGGAAGCATGAGAGTGTCCAGAAGCAACTGGCTGAGAAAACCAAG GTGGAGGAGGAGCTGAAGGCAGCCTGGTGCCAGCAGGCGGGGCAGCTGCGGGAGAtggggcgcagggagcgcctgCTGTGGTCTGACGTGcagagagctggggagcag ctggagtcCTTCAAGACCCAAGTGATGCAAGTCTTTTCTCCATcagcagctggcagcacagggaaacCTGTAACAGAGCAGCAG GTGATAGAGAAGGTCAGGCAGATCTCTGATGAGAAGCAACAAAGTCATGAGAGAGAAAAGAGTCTGCAGAAGGAATTAAGCTCCAGGCTCgcaaaggagaaggaggtgtcTGCAAACATCGAGGTGTTCAAGGACTCCCTGCAGAAGCTCCAG GCTTGCctgaggagcccctgcagcagtgccagcctgcgaggggagctggggcagctggagctgttgtGCCTGGATCCCCCTGTCTCGGCCATCAGGACAGCAGTGGTGGACATGGCACGTGGtcccctgtcctggctggagggtgcagagcagctcctggacaGCGCAGGGGTAGACCTGCACACCTCTGGCAAAG GGCTGTTGGCTGCTCTTGGGAGCTTGTTGGAAAAGAGTCAGGAGATGGCACAGAGGAATCAGATGTTGCAg GAGCAATTAgagaagctccaggagctgcaggcagagctgctgcaggggcacacAAAGGAGCTGGAAGCAAAACATGAGCAagacttacagaaaaaaatccagcaaattaTCCTGGAAAAGGACAAGGAGAGCAAACAG ATTCTGGAAAGCGCTGTCactgaggagaaggaaaaatgcAAGAAATCTGTGGAGGAAGAACAGAGGAAGATCCAAGAGTTGGAAAGCCATCTAAGAAGCATGGCTGAG GCAAACACGAAGAAGGCAGAGGATCAGGAACTGACAGAGGGAAAACTGAGAGAAGCTTTGCTCGAGCTGAAGAAAATTACTGCACAAGAG GCGCTGTTACAGCAGCAggtgctccagcagagccaacaGCTCAGGGCTGCCCAGGAGGAAAATGAGTTACAGAGGCAGAAACTGCAAGAAGAGGTAGCAGAatacagggagcagagcaggcagcattCCCTGACCATCTTGGCTTTAGAGGACAGGCTGCTAGAGGCCACTCAGCAGCAGAAGGtgctggaggaggaaaaggcagcACTTGTGGAAAAAATGGAAG GACTCCAGTGTGATGCCCACAGCTCAGCATCGGGAGCTTGGCTGGAGATTTGTCCTGCCTTGGAGTCTCATGTTTGTCTGAG GAAACTGCATGAAAAGCTGGCAGTGGTGCAGGGCATGCTCCTGGAAAAGAAGGTAGTCATCAGCAggctcagcagggagctgtCAGAAACCAGAGCCAGGATGTCGGACATGAGAG GGGAGCTGAGTGAGGAGCAGAAGGTGGAGCTGGAGCACAGCCAGAGGCAGCTGAAACACCGGGAGTGGGAAGTGAACCAGCTCAGGGAGAAGCTATCCGAGATGTCCAGCCTTGTGGAGGAGAAGGATCGGGccctgaaagcagcagctgaagaatTAAG CCAAGCCCAAAGGCGCTGCCAGGTGCTGAAGGATGCTTCCCAGcaaacactggaaaacaaaGAGGATGCTCCCAGGACACCAGTGCAG GAGCCACCATCAGACCTGGCTGAGCTCGGTGCAAAGTGCCGAGGCCTGAGGCACGAGGAAACGATCCAGCGCCAAAAAGAAGGTTTGGCCGAGCTCCGGGAGAGAGTAAAGATGCTGGAGAAGAGACAGTGCTCAG GTGCTGTGAAGAGCAATTCAGAGCCACTGGTGGTCTGGATGAAAGACTTACCAGAGAAAATAGTCCAACAAAGAAGCCTTGAGCTGGAACCTGCTCCTGTGTTGGGAGAAAAACCAAAGGCTGGCAAG GCTCCTGACCATGTTCCTAATGGGAGCTCATTCAGGATCACCAACAGCACAGTGAGCTTGGAAATGGCTGAGGCAAGAGACTTGGGTGAGAAGATG TACCTTGATGTAATCGGTGCTCTGGGAAGCCTGGTGGAGATgaaggagctgtcaggaatgcAGCCTCTGCAGTACCTTCCTCAGGAGAAAAGGGCAGAAGTGGGACTGCAGAGACAGAAGGCCCTAGAGCTGTTGTACAAAAAGATCAGGAACCTCCAGGTTCACctggaaaggaaagaagaaatccTGAAAGATTATGAGGGAAGTGTGGAGCAGCTCAG GCAGAGCCAAGCTTCCCTGCAAAGGTGCCAGGAGGAGATGTCCACCCTGGAAGATGAAGCCCACAGAGaggcagaagagaaggctctgctGAGAGAGGCTCTGGAGAggatgcagctccagctggacCAGGAGAAGAGGCTGCGGCAAGCGGCCAAACGGCGCAAG CCTGGAGCCACAAAGACTCTGCTCAGGCAAGCCGAAGGCCAAGGAGTGCATGGCAGATGCTGTCAAATCGGGAAGCTCATAGGAGCAGCACCACGGGGACCTTCACTAGGTGGTGGTCTGCAGTAG
- the LOC135285229 gene encoding forkhead-associated domain-containing protein 1 isoform X8, whose product MRAFLKSSGGCFQLKSYTTTIGSHRGADIVLQSAGVADRHAALEFSASDNSFILHDFNSPHGTFVNSCQVQNAAVRVRPGDILSFGTAGASFELVLDGAAQMPCSPMKRRMGWSGQLQVVAEPKPWTAASPLCLPSLQGQLPPDSLGSGAPRAPSHGPHLVLPRRPASAQNKSTASATSLDTSSRTSAVRPVSASFSGDGASSVRRAPPLGPHKVDLLLQGKQGEKLLEKELGHLFCLETQLKGKDVVMRDLQEEIAAMAKKLAQAAVRNEAELTQELLTFSRELGAQTEEIKALREQDFSRNSQSTFRMINDLQKGSNQVFSHSLHERDLEIGRLRKESEKLKRDQALTAGLVSNLQRELLQKDQKIQQLQQETEKLNKENQENDNQLAVVSAKCSRIKEETKHELREQELISCRNRIKELEQGLQGLQGEIRKHESVQKQLAEKTKLSLQVEEELKAAWCQQAGQLREMGRRERLLWSDVQRAGEQVIEKVRQISDEKQQSHEREKSLQKELSSRLAKEKEVSANIEVFKDSLQKLQACLRSPCSSASLRGELGQLELLCLDPPVSAIRTAVVDMARGPLSWLEGAEQLLDSAGVDLHTSGKGLLAALGSLLEKSQEMAQRNQMLQEQLEKLQELQAELLQGHTKELEAKHEQDLQKKIQQIILEKDKESKQILESAVTEEKEKCKKSVEEEQRKIQELESHLRSMAEANTKKAEDQELTEGKLREALLELKKITAQEALLQQQVLQQSQQLRAAQEENELQRQKLQEEVAEYREQSRQHSLTILALEDRLLEATQQQKVLEEEKAALVEKMEGLQCDAHSSASGAWLEICPALESHVCLRKLHEKLAVVQGMLLEKKVVISRLSRELSETRARMSDMRGELSEEQKVELEHSQRQLKHREWEVNQLREKLSEMSSLVEEKDRALKAAAEELSQAQRRCQVLKDASQQTLENKEDAPRTPVQEPPSDLAELGAKCRGLRHEETIQRQKEGLAELRERVKMLEKRQCSGAVKSNSEPLVVWMKDLPEKIVQQRSLELEPAPVLGEKPKAGKAPDHVPNGSSFRITNSTVSLEMAEARDLGEKMYLDVIGALGSLVEMKELSGMQPLQYLPQEKRAEVGLQRQKALELLYKKIRNLQVHLERKEEILKDYEGSVEQLRQSQASLQRCQEEMSTLEDEAHREAEEKALLREALERMQLQLDQEKRLRQAAKRRKPGATKTLLRQAEGQGVHGRCCQIGKLIGAAPRGPSLGGGLQ is encoded by the exons ATGCGAGCTTTCCTGAAGAGCTCGGGGGGGTGTTTCCAGCTGAAATCCTACACCACGACCATCGGGAGCCACAGAGGGGCTGACATCGTCCTGCAG tcTGCAGGGGTCGCAGACCGCCATGCAGCCCTGGAATTCTCCGCCTCAGACAACAGCTTCATCCTTCATGACTTCAACTCCCCCCACGGCACCTTTGTCAACAGCTGCCAGGTCCAAAACGCTGCCGTCAGGGTGAGGCCGGGGGACATCCTGAGCTTTGGCACTGCGGGAGCATCCTTCGAGCTGGTGCTGGATGGGGCTGCCCAG ATGCCCTGTTCTCCTATGAAACGTCGCATGGGGTGGAGTGGGCAGCTCCAGGTGGTTGCAGAGCCCAAACCCTGGACTGCTGCATCTCCTCTGTGCCTGCCCTcgctgcaggggcagctcccCCCTGACTCCCTGGGCAGTGGGGCCCCCAGAGCCCCTAGCCACGGGCCCCATCTGGTGCTGCCAAGGCGACCTGCAAGTGCCCAGAACAAGAGCACAGCCAGTGCCACCTCTCTGGACACCTCCAGCAGGACCTCTGCAGTCAGGCCAG TCTCAGCCAGCTTCTCAGGTGATGGTGCAAGCAGTGTGAGGAGAGCCCCTCCCCTGGGGCCTCACAAGGTGGATCTCCTCCTGCAGGGGAAG CAGGGTGAGAAGCTACTGGAGAAGGAATTGGGTCACCTTTTTTGTTTGGAAACACAGTTAAAGGGGAAGGATGTGGTGATGAGAGACCTACAGGAGGAGATCGCAGCCATGGCAAAGAaactggcccaggcagcagtgaggaacGAGGCTGAGCTgacccaggagctgctcaccTTCAGCCGAGAGCTGGGAGCCCAAACAGAGGAGATCAAAGCCCTGAGGGAACAG GATTTCAGCAGGAACAGCCAGAGCACATTTAGGATG ATCAATGACCTGCAGAAAGGCTCAAACCAAGTTTTCAGCCATTCCCTCCATGAAAGAGACCTGGAGATCGGGAGGCTGCGGAAGGAAAGTGAGAAGTTGAAGAGGGACCAGGCTTTGACTGCAG GTCTGGTGAGCAATCTGCAAAGAGAACTCCTGCAAAAGGATCAGAAAATCCAGCAACTTCAGCAAGAGACTGAAAAACTAAATAAGGAAAACCAAGAGAACGACAATCAGCTGGCTGTGGTTTCTGCCAAG TGCTCAAGAATTAAAGAAGAAACAAAGCATGAACTCAGAGAGCAAGAGCTAATCTCCTGCAGAAAT CGCAtcaaggagctggagcaggggctgcaggggctgcagggggagaTCCGGAAGCATGAGAGTGTCCAGAAGCAACTGGCTGAGAAAACCAAG CTCTCGTTGCAGGTGGAGGAGGAGCTGAAGGCAGCCTGGTGCCAGCAGGCGGGGCAGCTGCGGGAGAtggggcgcagggagcgcctgCTGTGGTCTGACGTGcagagagctggggagcag GTGATAGAGAAGGTCAGGCAGATCTCTGATGAGAAGCAACAAAGTCATGAGAGAGAAAAGAGTCTGCAGAAGGAATTAAGCTCCAGGCTCgcaaaggagaaggaggtgtcTGCAAACATCGAGGTGTTCAAGGACTCCCTGCAGAAGCTCCAG GCTTGCctgaggagcccctgcagcagtgccagcctgcgaggggagctggggcagctggagctgttgtGCCTGGATCCCCCTGTCTCGGCCATCAGGACAGCAGTGGTGGACATGGCACGTGGtcccctgtcctggctggagggtgcagagcagctcctggacaGCGCAGGGGTAGACCTGCACACCTCTGGCAAAG GGCTGTTGGCTGCTCTTGGGAGCTTGTTGGAAAAGAGTCAGGAGATGGCACAGAGGAATCAGATGTTGCAg GAGCAATTAgagaagctccaggagctgcaggcagagctgctgcaggggcacacAAAGGAGCTGGAAGCAAAACATGAGCAagacttacagaaaaaaatccagcaaattaTCCTGGAAAAGGACAAGGAGAGCAAACAG ATTCTGGAAAGCGCTGTCactgaggagaaggaaaaatgcAAGAAATCTGTGGAGGAAGAACAGAGGAAGATCCAAGAGTTGGAAAGCCATCTAAGAAGCATGGCTGAG GCAAACACGAAGAAGGCAGAGGATCAGGAACTGACAGAGGGAAAACTGAGAGAAGCTTTGCTCGAGCTGAAGAAAATTACTGCACAAGAG GCGCTGTTACAGCAGCAggtgctccagcagagccaacaGCTCAGGGCTGCCCAGGAGGAAAATGAGTTACAGAGGCAGAAACTGCAAGAAGAGGTAGCAGAatacagggagcagagcaggcagcattCCCTGACCATCTTGGCTTTAGAGGACAGGCTGCTAGAGGCCACTCAGCAGCAGAAGGtgctggaggaggaaaaggcagcACTTGTGGAAAAAATGGAAG GACTCCAGTGTGATGCCCACAGCTCAGCATCGGGAGCTTGGCTGGAGATTTGTCCTGCCTTGGAGTCTCATGTTTGTCTGAG GAAACTGCATGAAAAGCTGGCAGTGGTGCAGGGCATGCTCCTGGAAAAGAAGGTAGTCATCAGCAggctcagcagggagctgtCAGAAACCAGAGCCAGGATGTCGGACATGAGAG GGGAGCTGAGTGAGGAGCAGAAGGTGGAGCTGGAGCACAGCCAGAGGCAGCTGAAACACCGGGAGTGGGAAGTGAACCAGCTCAGGGAGAAGCTATCCGAGATGTCCAGCCTTGTGGAGGAGAAGGATCGGGccctgaaagcagcagctgaagaatTAAG CCAAGCCCAAAGGCGCTGCCAGGTGCTGAAGGATGCTTCCCAGcaaacactggaaaacaaaGAGGATGCTCCCAGGACACCAGTGCAG GAGCCACCATCAGACCTGGCTGAGCTCGGTGCAAAGTGCCGAGGCCTGAGGCACGAGGAAACGATCCAGCGCCAAAAAGAAGGTTTGGCCGAGCTCCGGGAGAGAGTAAAGATGCTGGAGAAGAGACAGTGCTCAG GTGCTGTGAAGAGCAATTCAGAGCCACTGGTGGTCTGGATGAAAGACTTACCAGAGAAAATAGTCCAACAAAGAAGCCTTGAGCTGGAACCTGCTCCTGTGTTGGGAGAAAAACCAAAGGCTGGCAAG GCTCCTGACCATGTTCCTAATGGGAGCTCATTCAGGATCACCAACAGCACAGTGAGCTTGGAAATGGCTGAGGCAAGAGACTTGGGTGAGAAGATG TACCTTGATGTAATCGGTGCTCTGGGAAGCCTGGTGGAGATgaaggagctgtcaggaatgcAGCCTCTGCAGTACCTTCCTCAGGAGAAAAGGGCAGAAGTGGGACTGCAGAGACAGAAGGCCCTAGAGCTGTTGTACAAAAAGATCAGGAACCTCCAGGTTCACctggaaaggaaagaagaaatccTGAAAGATTATGAGGGAAGTGTGGAGCAGCTCAG GCAGAGCCAAGCTTCCCTGCAAAGGTGCCAGGAGGAGATGTCCACCCTGGAAGATGAAGCCCACAGAGaggcagaagagaaggctctgctGAGAGAGGCTCTGGAGAggatgcagctccagctggacCAGGAGAAGAGGCTGCGGCAAGCGGCCAAACGGCGCAAG CCTGGAGCCACAAAGACTCTGCTCAGGCAAGCCGAAGGCCAAGGAGTGCATGGCAGATGCTGTCAAATCGGGAAGCTCATAGGAGCAGCACCACGGGGACCTTCACTAGGTGGTGGTCTGCAGTAG